Proteins from a genomic interval of Danio rerio strain Tuebingen ecotype United States chromosome 4, GRCz12tu, whole genome shotgun sequence:
- the si:ch73-389k6.1 gene encoding uncharacterized protein si:ch73-389k6.1 isoform X1: protein MDPVKLESEDVKIEEEALAVKKEESEEQPGSTQQVLQPMMGLSQPVLQPVIGSAQPVLQQMMGLSQPVLQQIMGSGQPVLQPVIGSGQPVLQQMMGLTQPVLQSVIGSGQPVLQQMMGSAIVLSQPLQLVQQVPQNQSARSAVMIVRQPDRAPQKGVDHGYKCFVPDCTSDVSTLHTLPADKSSQEVWLKFIYDRIPAHVNSKVMVCSAHFTPDCFTNQGMFQAGFASRLILKKGAVPTIPAPKMLTPKASTLQPKKPATTIPRFLDKFCQTDAPAFSNKGTQLGVRALSSKVRSKAVQASVPSKSIGTITTEMWPSPPKRARVEYEEEDEEEMEEDFPEESDPKDSDYDPAESETAESPDSPDSADSEIPAAAPKVPAHKDAKFVVFEQCLLSLFERCPVCSRACKVRPTRMGTYISVNQLCPNCEFSRQWSSQPLIASTPVGNLQLSAAIYFSGLSYIRIQRMFKGMNLKMNLYSTFRRHAKMFLEPTIIHKWNQDQNALLQKMSRGHEVVLAGKMRADSAGKTLTYGSYSMVDLQTKLVVDVQLVQSAECEGKDQMQTEGLRRSLERLQESGVKLSCLVTDTNTPVQTLLKERNIRHYYDVRHVAKGLSKKMEDVSKEKGCGLVKKWNKTICGHLHYSATTSESGQEKISKWRSIINHLQDVHTHDDPIFPQCHHSQRLTKDSSRWFQPGSRPLCRLEKVLMNQRVLSDVEMLSPHPQTSTLQSFNRLVSQFAPEDINFPFIGMLCRLYLAAMQFNECRSAVEKTTGRAKHTHPPPSAHDESANTEETFSYIANLMDRLFEEVVHDPVPYLEVLQQIPVPQSEVNV from the exons gTTCAGCTCAGCCAGTTCTGCAGCAGATGATGG gtTTAAGTCAGCCAGTTCTGCAGCAGATCATGG GTTCAGGTCAGCCAGTTCTGCAGCCAGTGATTG gtTCAGGTCAGCCGGTTCTGCAGCAGATGATGG GTTTAACTCAGCCAGTTCTGCAGTCAGTGATTG gtTCAGGTCAGCCAGTTCTGCAGCAGATGATGG GATCTGCCATCGTTTTGAGCCAGCCGCTGCAGTTGGTCCAGCAGGTCCCGCAGAACCAATCGGCCAGGAGTGCTGTGATGATCGTGCGGCAGCCGGACAGGGCGCCTCAGAAAGGGGTGGACCACGGCTATAAATGCTTCGTCCCGGACTGCACTAGTGACGTCAGCACTCTGCACACGCTCCCCGCAGACAAGAGCAGTCAGGAGGTCTGGCTGAAGTTCATCTACGACCGCATCCCTGCGCACGTCAACTCCAAGGTGATGGTGTGCTCAGCTCATTTCACTCCTGACTGCTTCACCAACCAGGGCATGTTTCAGGCCGGATTCGCCTCTCGGCTGATCCTCAAGAAGGGAGCAGTTCCCACCATACCCGCCCCAAAGATGCTCACTCCGAAGGCG AGTACATTACAGCCCAAGAAACCAGCAACAACGATTCCACGTTTTTTAGACAAGTTCTGCCAGACTGATGCTCCTGCGTTCTCGAACAAGGGAACGCAGCTGGGTGTGAGAGCACTGAGCTCCAAGGTTCGAAGCAAAG CCGTGCAGGCGTCAGTGCCGTCTAAGAGTATTGGCACCATCACCACTGAAATGTGGCCCTCGCCACCCAAAAGAGCCCGCGTTGAGTACGAGGAGGAGGACGAGGAGGAGATGGAGGAGGATTTCCCTGAAGAGTCTGATCCTAAAGACTCGGACTATGATCCTGCTGAGTCTGAAACAGCCGAATCACCGGATTCACCCGATTCAGCTGATTCAGAAATACCGGCTGC AGCCCCAAAAGTGCCGGCCCACAAGGATGCCAAGTTCGTGGTGTTCGAGCAGTGCCTCCTCAGCCTCTTCGAGAGGTGTCCTGTCTGCAGCAGGGCCTGTAAGGTCCGGCCAACCCGTATGGGGACGTACATCTCCGTGAACCAGCTGTGCCCCAACTGCGAGTTCAGCAGGCAGTGGAGCAGCCAGCCTCTGATCGCCAGCACTCCTGTGGGAAACCTCCAGCTGTCGGCTGCCATTTACTTCAGCGGACTCTCCTACATCAGGATACAGAGG ATGTTCAAGGGTATGAACCTGAAGATGAACCTCTATAGCACTTTCCGAAGACATGCTAAGATGTTCCTTGAACCCACCATCATCCACAAGTGGAACCAAGACCAGAACGCCCTTCTGCAGAAGATGAGCCGGGGCCACGAGGTCGTTCTGGCGGGGAAAATGAGAGCTGATTCAGCTG GAAAAACGTTGACGTACGGGAGCTACAGCATGGTGGACTTGCAGACCAAACTCGTGGTAGACGTTCAGCTGGTGCAG AGTGCTGAGTGTGAGGGGAAGGATCAGATGCAGACGGAGGGTCTGCGCAGGAGTCTGGAGCGGCTGCAGGAGAGCGGAGTCAAGCTGTCCTGCCTCGTCACCGACACAAACACTCCGGTTCAAACCCTCCTGAAGGAGCGCAACATCAGACACTATTATGACGTACGGCACGTCGCAAAAG GACTGTCCAAGAAGATGGAGGACGTGTCCAAAGAGAAGGGCTGCGGTCTGGTGAAGAAGTGGAATAAGACCATCTGCGGTCACCTGCACTACTCCGCCACCACATCCGAGTCTGGACAGGAGAAGATCTCCAAGTGGAGGTCTATCATCAACCACCTGCAGGACGTCCACACACACGACGACCCCATCTTCCCTCAGTGCCACCATTCACAGCGCCTCACCAAAGACAGCAGCAGGTGGTTTCAGCCAG GTTCGAGGCCGCTGTGCAGGCTGGAGAAGGTGCTGATGAACCAGAGAGTGCTGTCAGATGTGGAGATGCTGAGTCCTCACCCACAGACCTCCACTCTGCAGTCTTTCAACAGACTCGTCTCTCAGTTCGCTCCCGAAGACATCAACTTCCCCTTCATTGGAATGCTCTGCAG GTTGTACCTGGCAGCCATGCAGTTCAACGAGTGCAGAAGTGCAGTGGAGAAGACCACCGGCAGAGCCAAACATACACACCCGCCGCCCTCTGCACACGACGAATCCGCAAACACAGAGGAAACATTCA GCTACATCGCCAACCTGATGGACCGACTTTTTGAAGAGGTGGTCCACGATCCTGTTCCCTATCTGGAGGTGCTTCAGCAGATTCCTGTGCCTCAGTCTGAAGTGAACGTCTGA
- the si:ch73-389k6.1 gene encoding uncharacterized protein si:ch73-389k6.1 isoform X2, with product MDPVKLESEDEKIEEEALTVRKEESEEQTCSTQQVLQPMMGLSQPVLQPVIGSAQPVLQQMMGLSQPVLQQIMGSGQPVLQPVIGSGQPVLQQMMGLTQPVLQSVIGSGQPVLQQMMGSAIVLSQPLQLVQQVPQNQSARSAVMIVRQPDRAPQKGVDHGYKCFVPDCTSDVSTLHTLPADKSSQEVWLKFIYDRIPAHVNSKVMVCSAHFTPDCFTNQGMFQAGFASRLILKKGAVPTIPAPKMLTPKASTLQPKKPATTIPRFLDKFCQTDAPAFSNKGTQLGVRALSSKVRSKAVQASVPSKSIGTITTEMWPSPPKRARVEYEEEDEEEMEEDFPEESDPKDSDYDPAESETAESPDSPDSADSEIPAAAPKVPAHKDAKFVVFEQCLLSLFERCPVCSRACKVRPTRMGTYISVNQLCPNCEFSRQWSSQPLIASTPVGNLQLSAAIYFSGLSYIRIQRMFKGMNLKMNLYSTFRRHAKMFLEPTIIHKWNQDQNALLQKMSRGHEVVLAGKMRADSAGKTLTYGSYSMVDLQTKLVVDVQLVQSAECEGKDQMQTEGLRRSLERLQESGVKLSCLVTDTNTPVQTLLKERNIRHYYDVRHVAKGLSKKMEDVSKEKGCGLVKKWNKTICGHLHYSATTSESGQEKISKWRSIINHLQDVHTHDDPIFPQCHHSQRLTKDSSRWFQPGSRPLCRLEKVLMNQRVLSDVEMLSPHPQTSTLQSFNRLVSQFAPEDINFPFIGMLCRLYLAAMQFNECRSAVEKTTGRAKHTHPPPSAHDESANTEETFSYIANLMDRLFEEVVHDPVPYLEVLQQIPVPQSEVNV from the exons gTTCAGCTCAGCCAGTTCTGCAGCAGATGATGG gtTTAAGTCAGCCAGTTCTGCAGCAGATCATGG GTTCAGGTCAGCCAGTTCTGCAGCCAGTGATTG gtTCAGGTCAGCCGGTTCTGCAGCAGATGATGG GTTTAACTCAGCCAGTTCTGCAGTCAGTGATTG gtTCAGGTCAGCCAGTTCTGCAGCAGATGATGG GATCTGCCATCGTTTTGAGCCAGCCGCTGCAGTTGGTCCAGCAGGTCCCGCAGAACCAATCGGCCAGGAGTGCTGTGATGATCGTGCGGCAGCCGGACAGGGCGCCTCAGAAAGGGGTGGACCACGGCTATAAATGCTTCGTCCCGGACTGCACTAGTGACGTCAGCACTCTGCACACGCTCCCCGCAGACAAGAGCAGTCAGGAGGTCTGGCTGAAGTTCATCTACGACCGCATCCCTGCGCACGTCAACTCCAAGGTGATGGTGTGCTCAGCTCATTTCACTCCTGACTGCTTCACCAACCAGGGCATGTTTCAGGCCGGATTCGCCTCTCGGCTGATCCTCAAGAAGGGAGCAGTTCCCACCATACCCGCCCCAAAGATGCTCACTCCGAAGGCG AGTACATTACAGCCCAAGAAACCAGCAACAACGATTCCACGTTTTTTAGACAAGTTCTGCCAGACTGATGCTCCTGCGTTCTCGAACAAGGGAACGCAGCTGGGTGTGAGAGCACTGAGCTCCAAGGTTCGAAGCAAAG CCGTGCAGGCGTCAGTGCCGTCTAAGAGTATTGGCACCATCACCACTGAAATGTGGCCCTCGCCACCCAAAAGAGCCCGCGTTGAGTACGAGGAGGAGGACGAGGAGGAGATGGAGGAGGATTTCCCTGAAGAGTCTGATCCTAAAGACTCGGACTATGATCCTGCTGAGTCTGAAACAGCCGAATCACCGGATTCACCCGATTCAGCTGATTCAGAAATACCGGCTGC AGCCCCAAAAGTGCCGGCCCACAAGGATGCCAAGTTCGTGGTGTTCGAGCAGTGCCTCCTCAGCCTCTTCGAGAGGTGTCCTGTCTGCAGCAGGGCCTGTAAGGTCCGGCCAACCCGTATGGGGACGTACATCTCCGTGAACCAGCTGTGCCCCAACTGCGAGTTCAGCAGGCAGTGGAGCAGCCAGCCTCTGATCGCCAGCACTCCTGTGGGAAACCTCCAGCTGTCGGCTGCCATTTACTTCAGCGGACTCTCCTACATCAGGATACAGAGG ATGTTCAAGGGTATGAACCTGAAGATGAACCTCTATAGCACTTTCCGAAGACATGCTAAGATGTTCCTTGAACCCACCATCATCCACAAGTGGAACCAAGACCAGAACGCCCTTCTGCAGAAGATGAGCCGGGGCCACGAGGTCGTTCTGGCGGGGAAAATGAGAGCTGATTCAGCTG GAAAAACGTTGACGTACGGGAGCTACAGCATGGTGGACTTGCAGACCAAACTCGTGGTAGACGTTCAGCTGGTGCAG AGTGCTGAGTGTGAGGGGAAGGATCAGATGCAGACGGAGGGTCTGCGCAGGAGTCTGGAGCGGCTGCAGGAGAGCGGAGTCAAGCTGTCCTGCCTCGTCACCGACACAAACACTCCGGTTCAAACCCTCCTGAAGGAGCGCAACATCAGACACTATTATGACGTACGGCACGTCGCAAAAG GACTGTCCAAGAAGATGGAGGACGTGTCCAAAGAGAAGGGCTGCGGTCTGGTGAAGAAGTGGAATAAGACCATCTGCGGTCACCTGCACTACTCCGCCACCACATCCGAGTCTGGACAGGAGAAGATCTCCAAGTGGAGGTCTATCATCAACCACCTGCAGGACGTCCACACACACGACGACCCCATCTTCCCTCAGTGCCACCATTCACAGCGCCTCACCAAAGACAGCAGCAGGTGGTTTCAGCCAG GTTCGAGGCCGCTGTGCAGGCTGGAGAAGGTGCTGATGAACCAGAGAGTGCTGTCAGATGTGGAGATGCTGAGTCCTCACCCACAGACCTCCACTCTGCAGTCTTTCAACAGACTCGTCTCTCAGTTCGCTCCCGAAGACATCAACTTCCCCTTCATTGGAATGCTCTGCAG GTTGTACCTGGCAGCCATGCAGTTCAACGAGTGCAGAAGTGCAGTGGAGAAGACCACCGGCAGAGCCAAACATACACACCCGCCGCCCTCTGCACACGACGAATCCGCAAACACAGAGGAAACATTCA GCTACATCGCCAACCTGATGGACCGACTTTTTGAAGAGGTGGTCCACGATCCTGTTCCCTATCTGGAGGTGCTTCAGCAGATTCCTGTGCCTCAGTCTGAAGTGAACGTCTGA
- the si:ch73-389k6.1 gene encoding uncharacterized protein si:ch73-389k6.1 isoform X5, producing the protein MMGLTQPVLQSVIGSGQPVLQQMMGSAIVLSQPLQLVQQVPQNQSARSAVMIVRQPDRAPQKGVDHGYKCFVPDCTSDVSTLHTLPADKSSQEVWLKFIYDRIPAHVNSKVMVCSAHFTPDCFTNQGMFQAGFASRLILKKGAVPTIPAPKMLTPKASTLQPKKPATTIPRFLDKFCQTDAPAFSNKGTQLGVRALSSKVRSKAVQASVPSKSIGTITTEMWPSPPKRARVEYEEEDEEEMEEDFPEESDPKDSDYDPAESETAESPDSPDSADSEIPAAAPKVPAHKDAKFVVFEQCLLSLFERCPVCSRACKVRPTRMGTYISVNQLCPNCEFSRQWSSQPLIASTPVGNLQLSAAIYFSGLSYIRIQRMFKGMNLKMNLYSTFRRHAKMFLEPTIIHKWNQDQNALLQKMSRGHEVVLAGKMRADSAGKTLTYGSYSMVDLQTKLVVDVQLVQSAECEGKDQMQTEGLRRSLERLQESGVKLSCLVTDTNTPVQTLLKERNIRHYYDVRHVAKGLSKKMEDVSKEKGCGLVKKWNKTICGHLHYSATTSESGQEKISKWRSIINHLQDVHTHDDPIFPQCHHSQRLTKDSSRWFQPGSRPLCRLEKVLMNQRVLSDVEMLSPHPQTSTLQSFNRLVSQFAPEDINFPFIGMLCRLYLAAMQFNECRSAVEKTTGRAKHTHPPPSAHDESANTEETFSYIANLMDRLFEEVVHDPVPYLEVLQQIPVPQSEVNV; encoded by the exons ATGATGG GTTTAACTCAGCCAGTTCTGCAGTCAGTGATTG gtTCAGGTCAGCCAGTTCTGCAGCAGATGATGG GATCTGCCATCGTTTTGAGCCAGCCGCTGCAGTTGGTCCAGCAGGTCCCGCAGAACCAATCGGCCAGGAGTGCTGTGATGATCGTGCGGCAGCCGGACAGGGCGCCTCAGAAAGGGGTGGACCACGGCTATAAATGCTTCGTCCCGGACTGCACTAGTGACGTCAGCACTCTGCACACGCTCCCCGCAGACAAGAGCAGTCAGGAGGTCTGGCTGAAGTTCATCTACGACCGCATCCCTGCGCACGTCAACTCCAAGGTGATGGTGTGCTCAGCTCATTTCACTCCTGACTGCTTCACCAACCAGGGCATGTTTCAGGCCGGATTCGCCTCTCGGCTGATCCTCAAGAAGGGAGCAGTTCCCACCATACCCGCCCCAAAGATGCTCACTCCGAAGGCG AGTACATTACAGCCCAAGAAACCAGCAACAACGATTCCACGTTTTTTAGACAAGTTCTGCCAGACTGATGCTCCTGCGTTCTCGAACAAGGGAACGCAGCTGGGTGTGAGAGCACTGAGCTCCAAGGTTCGAAGCAAAG CCGTGCAGGCGTCAGTGCCGTCTAAGAGTATTGGCACCATCACCACTGAAATGTGGCCCTCGCCACCCAAAAGAGCCCGCGTTGAGTACGAGGAGGAGGACGAGGAGGAGATGGAGGAGGATTTCCCTGAAGAGTCTGATCCTAAAGACTCGGACTATGATCCTGCTGAGTCTGAAACAGCCGAATCACCGGATTCACCCGATTCAGCTGATTCAGAAATACCGGCTGC AGCCCCAAAAGTGCCGGCCCACAAGGATGCCAAGTTCGTGGTGTTCGAGCAGTGCCTCCTCAGCCTCTTCGAGAGGTGTCCTGTCTGCAGCAGGGCCTGTAAGGTCCGGCCAACCCGTATGGGGACGTACATCTCCGTGAACCAGCTGTGCCCCAACTGCGAGTTCAGCAGGCAGTGGAGCAGCCAGCCTCTGATCGCCAGCACTCCTGTGGGAAACCTCCAGCTGTCGGCTGCCATTTACTTCAGCGGACTCTCCTACATCAGGATACAGAGG ATGTTCAAGGGTATGAACCTGAAGATGAACCTCTATAGCACTTTCCGAAGACATGCTAAGATGTTCCTTGAACCCACCATCATCCACAAGTGGAACCAAGACCAGAACGCCCTTCTGCAGAAGATGAGCCGGGGCCACGAGGTCGTTCTGGCGGGGAAAATGAGAGCTGATTCAGCTG GAAAAACGTTGACGTACGGGAGCTACAGCATGGTGGACTTGCAGACCAAACTCGTGGTAGACGTTCAGCTGGTGCAG AGTGCTGAGTGTGAGGGGAAGGATCAGATGCAGACGGAGGGTCTGCGCAGGAGTCTGGAGCGGCTGCAGGAGAGCGGAGTCAAGCTGTCCTGCCTCGTCACCGACACAAACACTCCGGTTCAAACCCTCCTGAAGGAGCGCAACATCAGACACTATTATGACGTACGGCACGTCGCAAAAG GACTGTCCAAGAAGATGGAGGACGTGTCCAAAGAGAAGGGCTGCGGTCTGGTGAAGAAGTGGAATAAGACCATCTGCGGTCACCTGCACTACTCCGCCACCACATCCGAGTCTGGACAGGAGAAGATCTCCAAGTGGAGGTCTATCATCAACCACCTGCAGGACGTCCACACACACGACGACCCCATCTTCCCTCAGTGCCACCATTCACAGCGCCTCACCAAAGACAGCAGCAGGTGGTTTCAGCCAG GTTCGAGGCCGCTGTGCAGGCTGGAGAAGGTGCTGATGAACCAGAGAGTGCTGTCAGATGTGGAGATGCTGAGTCCTCACCCACAGACCTCCACTCTGCAGTCTTTCAACAGACTCGTCTCTCAGTTCGCTCCCGAAGACATCAACTTCCCCTTCATTGGAATGCTCTGCAG GTTGTACCTGGCAGCCATGCAGTTCAACGAGTGCAGAAGTGCAGTGGAGAAGACCACCGGCAGAGCCAAACATACACACCCGCCGCCCTCTGCACACGACGAATCCGCAAACACAGAGGAAACATTCA GCTACATCGCCAACCTGATGGACCGACTTTTTGAAGAGGTGGTCCACGATCCTGTTCCCTATCTGGAGGTGCTTCAGCAGATTCCTGTGCCTCAGTCTGAAGTGAACGTCTGA
- the si:ch73-389k6.1 gene encoding uncharacterized protein si:ch73-389k6.1 isoform X3: MDPVKLESEDVKIEEEALAVKKEESEEQPGSTQQVLQPMMGLSQPVLQPVIGSAQPVLQQMMGLSQPVLQQIMGSGQPVLQPVIGSGQPVLQQMMGSAIVLSQPLQLVQQVPQNQSARSAVMIVRQPDRAPQKGVDHGYKCFVPDCTSDVSTLHTLPADKSSQEVWLKFIYDRIPAHVNSKVMVCSAHFTPDCFTNQGMFQAGFASRLILKKGAVPTIPAPKMLTPKASTLQPKKPATTIPRFLDKFCQTDAPAFSNKGTQLGVRALSSKVRSKAVQASVPSKSIGTITTEMWPSPPKRARVEYEEEDEEEMEEDFPEESDPKDSDYDPAESETAESPDSPDSADSEIPAAAPKVPAHKDAKFVVFEQCLLSLFERCPVCSRACKVRPTRMGTYISVNQLCPNCEFSRQWSSQPLIASTPVGNLQLSAAIYFSGLSYIRIQRMFKGMNLKMNLYSTFRRHAKMFLEPTIIHKWNQDQNALLQKMSRGHEVVLAGKMRADSAGKTLTYGSYSMVDLQTKLVVDVQLVQSAECEGKDQMQTEGLRRSLERLQESGVKLSCLVTDTNTPVQTLLKERNIRHYYDVRHVAKGLSKKMEDVSKEKGCGLVKKWNKTICGHLHYSATTSESGQEKISKWRSIINHLQDVHTHDDPIFPQCHHSQRLTKDSSRWFQPGSRPLCRLEKVLMNQRVLSDVEMLSPHPQTSTLQSFNRLVSQFAPEDINFPFIGMLCRLYLAAMQFNECRSAVEKTTGRAKHTHPPPSAHDESANTEETFSYIANLMDRLFEEVVHDPVPYLEVLQQIPVPQSEVNV; the protein is encoded by the exons gTTCAGCTCAGCCAGTTCTGCAGCAGATGATGG gtTTAAGTCAGCCAGTTCTGCAGCAGATCATGG GTTCAGGTCAGCCAGTTCTGCAGCCAGTGATTG gtTCAGGTCAGCCAGTTCTGCAGCAGATGATGG GATCTGCCATCGTTTTGAGCCAGCCGCTGCAGTTGGTCCAGCAGGTCCCGCAGAACCAATCGGCCAGGAGTGCTGTGATGATCGTGCGGCAGCCGGACAGGGCGCCTCAGAAAGGGGTGGACCACGGCTATAAATGCTTCGTCCCGGACTGCACTAGTGACGTCAGCACTCTGCACACGCTCCCCGCAGACAAGAGCAGTCAGGAGGTCTGGCTGAAGTTCATCTACGACCGCATCCCTGCGCACGTCAACTCCAAGGTGATGGTGTGCTCAGCTCATTTCACTCCTGACTGCTTCACCAACCAGGGCATGTTTCAGGCCGGATTCGCCTCTCGGCTGATCCTCAAGAAGGGAGCAGTTCCCACCATACCCGCCCCAAAGATGCTCACTCCGAAGGCG AGTACATTACAGCCCAAGAAACCAGCAACAACGATTCCACGTTTTTTAGACAAGTTCTGCCAGACTGATGCTCCTGCGTTCTCGAACAAGGGAACGCAGCTGGGTGTGAGAGCACTGAGCTCCAAGGTTCGAAGCAAAG CCGTGCAGGCGTCAGTGCCGTCTAAGAGTATTGGCACCATCACCACTGAAATGTGGCCCTCGCCACCCAAAAGAGCCCGCGTTGAGTACGAGGAGGAGGACGAGGAGGAGATGGAGGAGGATTTCCCTGAAGAGTCTGATCCTAAAGACTCGGACTATGATCCTGCTGAGTCTGAAACAGCCGAATCACCGGATTCACCCGATTCAGCTGATTCAGAAATACCGGCTGC AGCCCCAAAAGTGCCGGCCCACAAGGATGCCAAGTTCGTGGTGTTCGAGCAGTGCCTCCTCAGCCTCTTCGAGAGGTGTCCTGTCTGCAGCAGGGCCTGTAAGGTCCGGCCAACCCGTATGGGGACGTACATCTCCGTGAACCAGCTGTGCCCCAACTGCGAGTTCAGCAGGCAGTGGAGCAGCCAGCCTCTGATCGCCAGCACTCCTGTGGGAAACCTCCAGCTGTCGGCTGCCATTTACTTCAGCGGACTCTCCTACATCAGGATACAGAGG ATGTTCAAGGGTATGAACCTGAAGATGAACCTCTATAGCACTTTCCGAAGACATGCTAAGATGTTCCTTGAACCCACCATCATCCACAAGTGGAACCAAGACCAGAACGCCCTTCTGCAGAAGATGAGCCGGGGCCACGAGGTCGTTCTGGCGGGGAAAATGAGAGCTGATTCAGCTG GAAAAACGTTGACGTACGGGAGCTACAGCATGGTGGACTTGCAGACCAAACTCGTGGTAGACGTTCAGCTGGTGCAG AGTGCTGAGTGTGAGGGGAAGGATCAGATGCAGACGGAGGGTCTGCGCAGGAGTCTGGAGCGGCTGCAGGAGAGCGGAGTCAAGCTGTCCTGCCTCGTCACCGACACAAACACTCCGGTTCAAACCCTCCTGAAGGAGCGCAACATCAGACACTATTATGACGTACGGCACGTCGCAAAAG GACTGTCCAAGAAGATGGAGGACGTGTCCAAAGAGAAGGGCTGCGGTCTGGTGAAGAAGTGGAATAAGACCATCTGCGGTCACCTGCACTACTCCGCCACCACATCCGAGTCTGGACAGGAGAAGATCTCCAAGTGGAGGTCTATCATCAACCACCTGCAGGACGTCCACACACACGACGACCCCATCTTCCCTCAGTGCCACCATTCACAGCGCCTCACCAAAGACAGCAGCAGGTGGTTTCAGCCAG GTTCGAGGCCGCTGTGCAGGCTGGAGAAGGTGCTGATGAACCAGAGAGTGCTGTCAGATGTGGAGATGCTGAGTCCTCACCCACAGACCTCCACTCTGCAGTCTTTCAACAGACTCGTCTCTCAGTTCGCTCCCGAAGACATCAACTTCCCCTTCATTGGAATGCTCTGCAG GTTGTACCTGGCAGCCATGCAGTTCAACGAGTGCAGAAGTGCAGTGGAGAAGACCACCGGCAGAGCCAAACATACACACCCGCCGCCCTCTGCACACGACGAATCCGCAAACACAGAGGAAACATTCA GCTACATCGCCAACCTGATGGACCGACTTTTTGAAGAGGTGGTCCACGATCCTGTTCCCTATCTGGAGGTGCTTCAGCAGATTCCTGTGCCTCAGTCTGAAGTGAACGTCTGA